Proteins encoded by one window of Rhodopirellula islandica:
- a CDS encoding DNA-directed RNA polymerase subunit omega — MLEELKEEEIVNKIGGRFKLSTLIQKRLVQLNQGSRALVSVDTHDKMSIVLQEIVQDKIFLNMENEIETVGDLDAIVAASEAPELDPSDL; from the coding sequence GTGCTCGAAGAACTGAAAGAAGAAGAAATCGTCAACAAGATCGGTGGCCGTTTCAAACTCAGCACCCTGATCCAAAAACGACTCGTCCAGCTCAACCAGGGCAGCCGTGCGTTGGTCAGCGTGGACACACACGACAAAATGTCGATTGTGCTGCAAGAAATCGTGCAGGACAAAATTTTCCTGAACATGGAAAACGAAATCGAAACGGTCGGCGATCTCGATGCCATCGTGGCTGCCAGCGAAGCCCCTGAGCTGGATCCGTCGGACTTGTAA
- the secG gene encoding preprotein translocase subunit SecG has product MSFAFDSLLQPASLVNHLIPTLPLASFMSVVLGWLMAFLSVFLILLILIQRGKGGGLTGALGGPGGQSAFGSKAGDTFTVITVGTAAVWALVCAFAMYQLGAHAPAVADTNDSQIQSGPGDDVEDITSGLVVPTGDDGEVASGVGSIGSLSSGDAEVAEIEAAVETEAVEEAAAEADAAVEEAESTEAETTSDEETP; this is encoded by the coding sequence GTGAGTTTCGCTTTCGATTCTTTGCTCCAACCCGCGTCGTTGGTCAATCACCTGATCCCCACCCTGCCCTTGGCCTCATTCATGAGTGTCGTTTTGGGTTGGTTGATGGCGTTTTTGTCGGTGTTCTTGATCCTGTTGATCTTGATCCAACGCGGCAAAGGCGGCGGATTGACCGGAGCCCTGGGAGGTCCCGGCGGTCAGTCGGCATTCGGCAGCAAGGCCGGTGACACGTTCACCGTCATCACCGTCGGCACCGCCGCGGTTTGGGCCCTGGTTTGCGCGTTTGCGATGTACCAACTGGGAGCTCACGCCCCAGCGGTTGCTGACACCAATGACTCGCAAATCCAGTCCGGTCCTGGCGACGATGTTGAAGACATCACCAGCGGATTGGTTGTGCCAACCGGCGACGATGGAGAGGTCGCGTCGGGAGTCGGTTCGATCGGAAGTTTGTCCTCGGGCGATGCCGAAGTGGCCGAAATCGAAGCCGCTGTTGAAACCGAGGCGGTTGAGGAAGCTGCTGCAGAGGCCGATGCGGCTGTCGAAGAAGCTGAGTCGACCGAAGCCGAAACCACCTCGGACGAGGAAACTCCGTGA
- a CDS encoding phosphopantothenoylcysteine decarboxylase, with amino-acid sequence MEPTAQRILLTIGGGIAAYKAADLCSKLAQAGYQVQVVTSRAATEFIGDATLAALSGRPVVHDVFDPRFPLGSHIELTREIDAMIVAPATANLLAQFAQGMASDLISTLYLQNTSPVLLAPAMSDPMWNHLAVQRNVQTLREDGCHLVGPEDGWLSCRVKGTGRMSEPVDLLLALESVLKDHC; translated from the coding sequence ATGGAACCTACGGCGCAGCGGATTCTGTTAACAATCGGAGGCGGAATCGCTGCGTACAAAGCGGCCGACCTGTGCAGCAAATTGGCTCAGGCCGGTTATCAGGTTCAGGTCGTCACCTCGCGGGCGGCCACCGAATTCATCGGCGACGCCACTTTGGCGGCGCTCTCTGGTCGCCCGGTCGTTCACGATGTGTTCGACCCCCGTTTCCCGCTGGGCAGCCACATTGAGCTGACACGGGAAATCGATGCGATGATTGTGGCGCCGGCGACAGCGAATCTCCTGGCTCAGTTTGCCCAGGGGATGGCGTCTGATCTGATCAGCACTCTGTACCTTCAAAACACCAGCCCAGTGTTGTTGGCACCCGCGATGAGCGATCCGATGTGGAACCACCTCGCCGTTCAGCGGAACGTGCAGACGCTTCGCGAGGATGGTTGTCATTTGGTCGGGCCGGAAGACGGTTGGCTGAGTTGCCGTGTCAAAGGCACCGGTCGAATGAGCGAACCGGTTGATCTGTTGCTGGCATTGGAGTCGGTGCTGAAAGATCACTGCTGA
- a CDS encoding putative manganese-dependent inorganic diphosphatase has product MTVHVFGHRNPDTDAICSALAYADFLRRTTRPDAVAACCGPPNQRTEFALRKAKLAAPKIIMDVRPELEDICNRDVVVARTSDVFYEVYERMDEHELRAIPVLDDNDQLIGLVTLLDLLELVFQGGVDPYRSREVHTNLDKVVSVLGGSYQHSVDSGLNEDMILTVGAMSAGGFCERMKQFPSDRLLVVSGDRPTIQLPALEMGVRGLVVTGGYQLSSGLMELARGRGVTVINSPFDTATTTMRIKAAQLIKEVITRDFLALSAKLPVAAAKQQIYRSAQTVFPVVDNQKLIGVLSKSDMVHPPRPQLVLVDHNEIGQAVEGAEDSDIVEVLDHHRLGGSLKSTGPIRFIMDPVGSTCTLVARMFRQEGLKPEPGMALCMASGIISDTLYLRSPTTTDVDRDLLTWLQEFCTVELADYANEFFEIGSALRSCTPDKVVREDCKQFEENGRRFSISQIEEIGLDLFWERQAELSQALVRLSEEEGLEFSALLVTDISSNGSLLLMSSEPEGWEEINYPQLEDRLYKLDNVVSRKKQLLPLISSLLEHSPEPT; this is encoded by the coding sequence ATGACGGTCCACGTTTTTGGTCACCGCAATCCTGACACGGATGCGATCTGCAGTGCTTTGGCCTACGCTGATTTTCTCCGCCGAACGACTCGCCCCGATGCCGTCGCGGCATGCTGCGGTCCGCCCAATCAACGGACCGAATTCGCGTTGCGAAAAGCGAAGCTGGCGGCTCCCAAAATCATCATGGATGTCCGGCCGGAGTTGGAGGACATCTGCAATCGAGACGTCGTGGTGGCACGCACCTCGGATGTGTTTTACGAAGTCTACGAACGAATGGACGAGCATGAACTGCGGGCCATTCCAGTGTTGGACGACAACGATCAATTGATCGGATTGGTCACGTTGTTGGATCTGTTGGAACTGGTTTTTCAGGGCGGCGTGGACCCCTACCGTTCGCGCGAAGTTCACACGAACCTCGACAAAGTGGTTTCGGTGTTGGGCGGATCGTACCAGCACTCCGTGGATTCCGGCCTCAACGAGGACATGATCCTGACCGTGGGGGCGATGAGTGCTGGCGGATTCTGTGAGCGGATGAAGCAGTTTCCTTCGGATCGGTTGTTGGTGGTCAGTGGTGACCGTCCGACGATTCAGTTGCCAGCGCTCGAAATGGGAGTGCGTGGGTTGGTGGTGACCGGCGGTTATCAGTTGTCCAGCGGGTTGATGGAGCTTGCTCGCGGTCGGGGCGTGACGGTCATCAACAGTCCCTTTGACACAGCCACGACGACGATGCGGATCAAAGCCGCTCAGTTGATTAAAGAGGTCATCACGCGAGATTTCCTGGCGCTTTCGGCCAAGCTGCCGGTTGCCGCGGCCAAGCAGCAAATTTACCGCTCGGCACAAACGGTCTTTCCGGTGGTCGACAATCAGAAACTGATTGGGGTGCTGAGCAAATCCGACATGGTTCATCCGCCCCGGCCGCAGTTGGTGTTGGTGGATCACAACGAAATTGGGCAGGCGGTCGAGGGAGCGGAAGATTCTGACATCGTTGAAGTGCTGGACCATCACCGTCTGGGAGGTTCGTTGAAGTCCACTGGGCCGATCCGGTTCATCATGGATCCGGTGGGATCGACGTGCACCTTGGTGGCACGCATGTTCCGGCAGGAAGGTTTGAAGCCGGAACCCGGGATGGCGCTGTGCATGGCTTCGGGGATCATCAGCGACACGTTGTATTTGCGGTCGCCGACCACCACCGATGTCGATCGCGATTTGTTGACTTGGTTGCAGGAATTCTGCACGGTGGAATTGGCTGACTACGCCAATGAGTTCTTCGAAATTGGTTCCGCGCTTCGATCTTGCACACCGGACAAAGTGGTTCGTGAAGATTGCAAGCAATTCGAAGAGAACGGGCGTCGATTCTCGATTTCGCAAATTGAAGAAATTGGTTTGGATCTGTTCTGGGAACGGCAGGCAGAATTGAGTCAGGCGTTGGTCCGCCTTTCTGAAGAGGAGGGCCTGGAGTTTTCGGCATTGTTGGTGACGGATATCTCGAGCAACGGGAGTTTGTTGCTGATGAGCAGCGAGCCCGAGGGTTGGGAGGAGATCAATTACCCTCAGCTCGAGGATCGGTTGTATAAATTGGACAACGTCGTCAGTCGCAAAAAACAGTTGTTGCCTCTGATCAGCAGTCTGCTGGAGCATTCTCCCGAGCCCACGTGA
- the aroF gene encoding 3-deoxy-7-phosphoheptulonate synthase, with translation MILILKNGATDDQIDHVIQKVESMGFQTHLSRGTFRTIIGMIGDESLTTEQQLQSIPGVHQVIPVLPPYKLASREAHPESSVIDVSGVKIGGGNLAMIAGPCSVEDRDRMMRIGESVVKSGANLFRGGAYKPRTSPYAFQGLGEAGLKILREVGDAFGVPVVTEITDPRNVELVAEYSDMLQVGARNMQNFVLLTEVGKSERPVLLKRGMAATIQDLLMSAEYVLSQGNPNVVLCERGIKSFDPSTRNLYDVAAVPVVQGLTHLPIIVDPSHATGRPDLIPPCALAGLAAGADGVHIEVHDCPEEAKSDGAQALLPEQYNEIVEKMAAMAELLGKTISPLPNSTTNNTPPTEALA, from the coding sequence GTGATATTGATTCTGAAAAACGGCGCGACCGACGATCAGATCGACCATGTGATCCAAAAGGTCGAGTCGATGGGGTTCCAGACGCACCTCAGCCGCGGGACGTTTCGCACGATCATCGGCATGATCGGTGACGAGAGTCTGACCACGGAACAACAGCTCCAATCCATCCCCGGCGTGCACCAAGTCATTCCCGTTTTGCCACCTTACAAATTGGCCTCCCGAGAAGCTCATCCTGAATCCAGCGTCATTGACGTGTCGGGAGTGAAGATCGGTGGAGGCAACCTGGCCATGATCGCTGGGCCCTGCAGCGTCGAAGATCGCGACCGGATGATGCGGATTGGCGAGAGTGTCGTGAAATCAGGTGCCAACCTGTTTCGCGGGGGAGCTTACAAGCCACGGACCAGCCCCTACGCGTTTCAAGGCTTGGGCGAGGCCGGCCTGAAGATCTTGCGGGAAGTGGGCGACGCGTTTGGCGTGCCGGTCGTGACCGAGATCACGGACCCACGAAACGTGGAGTTGGTGGCGGAGTACTCGGACATGCTGCAAGTCGGTGCCCGCAACATGCAGAACTTTGTGTTGCTGACCGAGGTGGGCAAATCCGAACGCCCCGTGTTGCTCAAACGTGGGATGGCCGCCACGATCCAAGACCTGTTGATGAGCGCTGAGTACGTGCTGTCGCAGGGCAACCCGAACGTGGTGCTTTGCGAACGTGGGATCAAGAGCTTTGATCCCTCCACTCGCAACCTGTATGACGTCGCTGCCGTGCCGGTCGTCCAAGGTCTGACGCACCTGCCGATCATTGTCGATCCGTCGCACGCGACGGGCCGGCCTGATTTGATTCCGCCGTGTGCTTTGGCGGGATTGGCCGCGGGTGCCGATGGCGTGCACATCGAAGTCCATGACTGTCCCGAAGAAGCCAAGAGCGATGGGGCGCAAGCCTTGTTGCCTGAACAATACAACGAGATCGTCGAGAAGATGGCCGCGATGGCTGAGCTGCTCGGCAAAACGATTTCGCCCCTTCCGAATTCAACCACTAACAACACCCCGCCAACTGAGGCCCTCGCGTGA
- the tpiA gene encoding triose-phosphate isomerase, giving the protein MSRRILIAGNWKMNMRAESGASLAKGIVDAVGKSPAVEVVLCPPSLYLSSVADAVAGTPVELGAQNLYAAEDGAFTGEVNASMLTDVGCRFVILGHSERRQLMGETDACVAKKLHAALAGNLVPIVCVGETLEQREADDTESVIETQIRGSLEGLDEARAASIVVAYEPVWAIGTGKTASKEQAEAVHAFIRGLLGKMFSTEVAEQIRIQYGGSVKPGNAEELLSQPNIDGALVGGASLKVDDFAGIIKAAPSA; this is encoded by the coding sequence GTGAGTCGTCGCATCCTGATCGCTGGTAACTGGAAAATGAACATGCGTGCCGAGTCTGGCGCGTCGCTTGCCAAAGGCATTGTCGACGCGGTTGGCAAGTCGCCCGCAGTGGAAGTCGTTTTGTGCCCCCCGTCGCTGTACCTGAGCAGTGTGGCGGATGCCGTCGCTGGGACTCCTGTCGAACTGGGCGCTCAGAACCTGTACGCCGCCGAAGACGGTGCCTTCACGGGCGAAGTCAACGCGTCGATGCTGACCGACGTCGGTTGCCGATTTGTGATCTTGGGTCACAGCGAGCGTCGCCAACTGATGGGCGAAACCGACGCTTGCGTCGCGAAAAAGCTGCACGCCGCGTTGGCTGGCAACTTGGTTCCGATCGTGTGTGTGGGCGAAACGCTGGAACAACGCGAAGCGGATGACACCGAATCGGTCATCGAAACGCAAATTCGCGGCTCGCTGGAAGGCTTGGACGAGGCACGTGCTGCCAGCATCGTCGTCGCTTACGAGCCTGTTTGGGCAATCGGCACCGGCAAAACGGCCAGCAAAGAGCAAGCGGAGGCCGTTCACGCCTTCATTCGGGGACTTTTGGGAAAAATGTTCTCGACCGAAGTCGCCGAACAAATCCGAATTCAGTACGGTGGCAGTGTGAAACCGGGCAACGCGGAAGAATTGTTGTCCCAACCCAACATCGACGGGGCTCTTGTCGGTGGTGCGAGCTTGAAAGTGGATGATTTCGCTGGAATCATCAAAGCAGCTCCCTCCGCCTGA
- a CDS encoding SDR family NAD(P)-dependent oxidoreductase, translated as MARWPGVKLFDLSGRSALVTGGSKGLGEAMAAGLASAGANVCLVSRNEQEASEAAQRIAEEYPVEAIGIGADVTVESDVAEMVRRCVDQFSRLDVLINSAGINVRGAIDELSLEQFRQVQATNVDGMWLCCKHASQVMKSSGAGRIINLASTLGLVGLANRTPYASSKGAVVQMTRALGLELAPHNVTVNAICPGPFLTPMNVPIAESEEAKRFIVGATALERWGELQEIQGAAIFLASEASSYMTGSMLTVDGGWTAR; from the coding sequence ATGGCTCGATGGCCCGGTGTGAAGCTCTTTGATTTGTCCGGTCGGTCCGCGCTCGTCACGGGAGGTTCCAAGGGCCTGGGCGAAGCGATGGCGGCGGGGCTCGCATCGGCTGGAGCGAACGTCTGTTTGGTCAGTCGCAATGAGCAGGAAGCGTCCGAGGCGGCTCAGAGGATCGCGGAGGAATACCCGGTGGAGGCGATCGGCATCGGAGCGGATGTGACCGTCGAAAGCGATGTTGCCGAGATGGTGCGGCGATGCGTCGACCAGTTTTCCAGGTTGGATGTGTTGATCAACAGCGCTGGGATCAATGTGCGGGGGGCCATTGATGAGCTGTCGCTTGAACAGTTTCGGCAGGTTCAGGCAACGAACGTCGACGGCATGTGGTTGTGCTGCAAGCACGCCAGTCAGGTGATGAAGTCCAGCGGTGCCGGTCGGATCATCAACCTGGCCAGCACGCTTGGATTGGTGGGCTTGGCCAATCGGACGCCCTATGCATCCAGCAAAGGTGCGGTGGTGCAAATGACGCGTGCGTTGGGTTTGGAGTTGGCACCTCACAATGTCACCGTCAATGCCATTTGCCCTGGTCCGTTTCTGACGCCGATGAATGTTCCGATTGCTGAGTCGGAAGAGGCCAAGCGATTCATCGTCGGGGCGACGGCACTGGAACGTTGGGGGGAATTGCAAGAAATCCAAGGGGCGGCAATTTTCCTCGCCAGCGAGGCGTCGAGTTACATGACCGGCAGCATGTTGACGGTCGACGGCGGATGGACGGCACGCTGA
- a CDS encoding TolC family protein, translating into MPLQRHPSSLCVDHRFRGGWAGMFAFSSVALALTISSLGCRSNRPTPDQRLASAAQLGTPSATQASPSTSDKARNGVFQPSPTHLGDPFAGNQNARRPMRLGSADHTRLASVSNQSATASRTPVEAAFSKQTLNPTKAPEFWDLTEAEMIALALQHSDVIRSLGVRVLEAPASVTTAYDTAIQASDPMFGPQAALAEFDSQLNASLTTQNNDRVFNNATLGGQVQELLQDYAQFQSGWTKRTTWGTQWDLQSIQQYDSNNRAGNSFPSYWETQLELGVRQPLLQGAGQTFNLIAGPNARPGLNFSNGIWIAQINTQISQADFEIQLRDYFLELYTTYWQLQRLYHSYASICHARDISHEIWQTVLSKQQSGLMGGEAYKEAQTRAQYYRYQREAEIALGGSAGDTGIRNAERTLRRMIGLPIADGRLLRPADGFTTAPFEFAIQDSVARGFQHRTELRRQRLQVQQQNLRLVAAKNFLLPRLDMIGRTRMRGFGDDLTGGGPRFASAADDLFSLDHTEWEFGVEMGVAPQRRQAKSAVRNATLQLHRERSILEEQQHAVTYEIHDAISNSQSSFAALQNSLARVQAGEDRLASSRALYDAGKIQLEFLIDASEELLQSQRQLHVDQTNYSVSLVQISRAMGTLLTDVGVHSYRR; encoded by the coding sequence ATGCCTTTGCAACGCCACCCGTCATCGCTGTGCGTCGACCATCGCTTTCGCGGTGGCTGGGCTGGCATGTTCGCGTTTTCCAGCGTGGCTCTCGCACTGACAATCTCATCCCTGGGATGTCGCTCCAACCGCCCCACGCCTGATCAACGCCTCGCATCCGCAGCCCAACTGGGAACACCCTCTGCCACCCAGGCGTCCCCCAGCACCAGTGACAAAGCCAGGAATGGCGTCTTCCAACCGTCCCCCACTCATCTCGGCGATCCCTTTGCCGGAAACCAGAACGCGCGGCGACCGATGCGATTGGGCTCCGCCGATCACACCCGCCTGGCAAGCGTCTCCAACCAATCCGCCACTGCATCGCGGACACCGGTCGAGGCAGCGTTCTCCAAGCAGACTTTGAATCCCACGAAGGCACCCGAGTTCTGGGACCTGACCGAAGCCGAGATGATCGCGTTGGCTTTGCAACACAGCGATGTCATCCGGTCGCTTGGCGTGCGAGTTCTCGAAGCACCGGCCTCGGTCACCACGGCGTACGACACCGCCATCCAAGCCTCCGACCCGATGTTCGGCCCACAAGCGGCTTTGGCAGAATTCGATAGCCAACTCAATGCCTCGCTGACCACCCAAAACAATGACCGCGTCTTCAACAACGCGACGTTGGGAGGCCAAGTCCAAGAACTGCTTCAGGACTACGCTCAATTCCAATCCGGCTGGACCAAGCGAACCACCTGGGGCACCCAGTGGGACCTGCAATCGATTCAGCAGTACGACAGCAACAACCGAGCGGGCAACTCGTTCCCAAGCTACTGGGAAACGCAACTGGAACTGGGAGTCCGGCAACCGTTGCTGCAAGGAGCTGGGCAAACCTTCAACCTGATCGCGGGCCCCAACGCACGACCGGGACTGAATTTCTCAAACGGGATTTGGATCGCCCAGATCAACACTCAAATCAGCCAAGCCGATTTTGAAATCCAATTGCGGGACTACTTTCTCGAACTCTACACCACGTACTGGCAGCTTCAGCGACTCTATCATTCGTACGCCAGCATTTGCCATGCTCGCGACATTTCGCACGAGATCTGGCAAACGGTTCTGTCAAAGCAACAGTCCGGACTGATGGGCGGCGAGGCTTACAAGGAAGCCCAAACCCGAGCCCAGTACTATCGCTACCAACGCGAAGCCGAGATTGCACTGGGCGGCAGCGCAGGCGACACAGGAATTCGCAACGCGGAACGAACACTCCGGCGGATGATCGGCCTGCCCATCGCGGATGGCAGATTGCTGAGACCAGCCGATGGATTCACGACCGCCCCCTTTGAATTTGCAATCCAAGACAGCGTTGCCCGCGGGTTCCAGCACCGAACCGAACTCCGACGCCAACGCCTCCAAGTCCAGCAACAAAACCTCCGGCTCGTCGCGGCCAAGAACTTCTTGCTCCCACGATTGGACATGATCGGTCGCACCCGAATGCGAGGGTTTGGTGACGATCTGACCGGCGGAGGACCGCGATTCGCCAGCGCCGCAGACGACCTTTTTTCGTTGGACCACACGGAGTGGGAATTCGGTGTTGAGATGGGCGTGGCCCCTCAACGTCGGCAAGCGAAATCGGCCGTCCGAAACGCCACCCTGCAACTCCATCGCGAACGCTCCATCCTGGAGGAGCAACAGCACGCGGTGACCTATGAGATCCACGATGCGATTTCCAATAGCCAATCCAGTTTCGCTGCCCTGCAGAATTCACTCGCTCGCGTCCAAGCCGGCGAAGACCGCCTGGCATCCTCGCGAGCCCTCTATGACGCCGGAAAAATCCAACTGGAGTTCTTGATCGACGCGAGCGAAGAACTCCTGCAATCCCAACGGCAATTGCATGTTGACCAAACCAACTACAGCGTGTCTTTGGTCCAGATCAGCCGGGCGATGGGAACGCTGCTGACCGACGTCGGGGTTCATTCCTACCGCCGCTGA
- a CDS encoding YicC/YloC family endoribonuclease, protein MTGQGRGETSGSTGSVVTEIRSVNNRGLKIILRTSDSVSEFEPKIESLVRQHLHRGSVTVQVRFTPPPGADLPRINAEAVRSYAEQLAQVADSLAMGAAVTSTNIDLAQLMQMPGVLESPASASQGRSEDAEASLAKWVLIQESVESALDRFKQMRSDEAIAMAESIEQDMTLIQTRCEEIAKRSPQVVARYQERLRERIEKALAENGLSVGDPVDLIREVQLFADRSDISEELTRLGSHLGLMRGVLVGDSDSGAADATPSDSASRGEAVGRKLDFIIQELNRETNTIGSKAGDAEIAEHVVEIKCAIERMRELVQNLE, encoded by the coding sequence ATGACTGGCCAAGGTCGAGGTGAAACGTCGGGTTCCACTGGTTCCGTCGTCACCGAGATCCGTTCGGTCAACAATCGCGGCCTGAAAATCATTCTCCGCACCAGTGATTCGGTGTCGGAGTTCGAACCGAAGATCGAATCGTTGGTGCGACAGCACTTGCATCGCGGAAGCGTGACCGTGCAGGTTCGCTTCACGCCCCCGCCCGGGGCCGATTTGCCTCGCATCAACGCAGAGGCGGTGCGGTCCTACGCGGAACAGTTGGCCCAAGTGGCGGATTCGTTGGCAATGGGCGCTGCGGTGACGTCCACGAACATCGATTTGGCGCAGCTGATGCAGATGCCAGGTGTGTTGGAATCGCCTGCCTCCGCTTCGCAGGGGCGTTCAGAAGATGCCGAGGCTTCGCTCGCCAAGTGGGTGTTGATTCAGGAAAGCGTCGAATCGGCGTTGGATCGGTTCAAGCAGATGCGATCCGACGAGGCCATTGCGATGGCCGAATCGATCGAGCAAGACATGACGCTGATCCAGACGCGCTGCGAGGAAATTGCCAAACGCAGTCCCCAGGTCGTCGCTCGTTACCAAGAGCGGCTTCGCGAACGCATTGAAAAGGCGTTGGCGGAGAACGGCTTGTCGGTGGGCGACCCGGTGGATTTGATTCGCGAAGTCCAGTTGTTTGCAGATCGCTCGGACATCAGCGAGGAGCTGACCCGGTTGGGCAGCCACTTGGGGCTGATGCGAGGCGTTCTGGTCGGCGACTCCGATTCAGGGGCGGCCGACGCGACGCCCAGTGATTCGGCCAGTCGCGGGGAAGCTGTTGGCAGGAAGCTTGATTTCATCATCCAAGAACTCAATCGCGAAACCAACACCATTGGCAGCAAGGCCGGGGACGCGGAAATCGCCGAGCATGTGGTGGAGATCAAATGCGCGATCGAACGCATGCGTGAACTCGTGCAGAATCTGGAGTAG
- a CDS encoding RNA polymerase sigma factor, translated as MSHPASTSAAEDLVDPEASEPDSSGQDSSGTRNTEWIAEVVDQFQRPLLAYATGMLADRTAAQDAVQETFLQLCRKRPDDLVDRLAPWLFTVCRSRVIDMQRKRSPDRLDPDAVAVIDPAPRPDAVAQDHEAHEQIAASIETLSPRQREVIQLRMQAGLSYREIADVTGMTVSNVGFHLHQAVKSLRDGLAVT; from the coding sequence ATGAGTCATCCGGCCTCCACCTCCGCGGCCGAGGACCTCGTCGATCCAGAAGCGTCTGAACCGGATTCGTCCGGACAAGATTCTTCTGGGACTCGGAATACCGAGTGGATCGCCGAGGTCGTCGACCAGTTCCAGCGTCCTTTGTTGGCCTACGCCACCGGGATGCTGGCGGATCGCACCGCCGCCCAAGACGCCGTGCAAGAAACGTTTTTGCAATTGTGTCGCAAACGGCCGGACGATTTGGTCGACCGCTTGGCCCCCTGGCTGTTCACCGTCTGCCGCTCACGAGTGATTGACATGCAACGCAAACGATCCCCTGACCGACTGGATCCTGACGCTGTCGCCGTCATCGATCCCGCCCCACGCCCCGACGCGGTGGCCCAAGACCACGAAGCCCACGAGCAAATCGCGGCTTCGATTGAAACGCTGTCGCCCCGACAACGCGAAGTCATCCAGCTTCGAATGCAGGCTGGACTGAGTTACCGAGAAATCGCTGACGTCACCGGCATGACGGTCAGCAACGTCGGCTTTCATCTTCATCAAGCCGTCAAGTCGCTTCGCGATGGCCTGGCCGTCACCTGA
- the gmk gene encoding guanylate kinase encodes MNDPSNQHADETTHPGRLVIVSGPSGAGKSTVVKQLMKRCDVPLQLSVSATTRQPRPGEIHGRDYFFLSHEEFERRRKTDDFVECKQVFSLGQWYGTLKDQVATGLNAGKWVILEIDVQGAMAVLDDPHYRPVTIFVHPGSMEELERRLRNRGTESESALIARLETAAAEMQCMSRYQYEIINESVDNAVTEICQILLDQRKTTPCSKN; translated from the coding sequence ATGAACGATCCATCCAACCAACACGCCGACGAAACCACCCATCCAGGGAGATTGGTCATCGTTTCAGGTCCCAGTGGCGCGGGAAAATCGACGGTTGTGAAGCAATTGATGAAACGCTGCGACGTGCCGTTGCAACTCAGTGTTTCCGCGACCACTCGCCAACCGCGTCCGGGAGAAATTCACGGCAGGGACTACTTTTTTCTGTCCCACGAAGAATTCGAGCGTCGTCGAAAAACGGACGACTTTGTGGAATGCAAGCAGGTTTTCAGCCTGGGACAGTGGTACGGAACCCTGAAAGATCAAGTTGCCACTGGCCTGAATGCCGGGAAATGGGTAATTTTAGAGATCGATGTGCAAGGTGCGATGGCGGTCCTGGATGATCCGCATTATCGCCCCGTGACGATCTTTGTGCATCCTGGCAGCATGGAAGAGTTGGAACGACGGTTGCGAAATCGTGGCACTGAATCAGAATCTGCCTTGATTGCTCGACTGGAAACTGCTGCGGCTGAGATGCAATGCATGAGCCGCTATCAATACGAAATCATCAATGAATCGGTTGACAATGCTGTCACCGAAATTTGCCAGATCTTACTGGATCAAAGGAAAACGACGCCGTGCTCGAAGAACTGA